In one Brassica oleracea var. oleracea cultivar TO1000 chromosome C9, BOL, whole genome shotgun sequence genomic region, the following are encoded:
- the LOC106319313 gene encoding uncharacterized protein LOC106319313 codes for MTTVTEGAKAVTPRCKNSGRLRVMCRYGGSILSLPQTKSPRYVGGDTRIVAVPPSAETSVASLVSHLVVTLGISYDFKVKYQLPDQELDSLISVETDEDVQIMMEEHGYLTCESSIPKTRVRLFLFPSKTQGGASRGDPAQCKAGEAAAGDVDWLGIGESNPTRDELTQPVLQHPKTDTWFVDALKGVEMMQTGGNNSGSSAGSGGICGQESMMLETNSSFGSTSSSVSSSKLPPMKSTGEDNTSNSQVKFAPIESLTSGNTAVTPISFQELPTSPHVLETKLSPNTYEPDLNKPVPVSGYPQFLNQAQQQQQPIYVVYTGQPPYMTGNSPMALPAYQHMNQIHYQLQPQPYPVYYPVEQYNSRYVQAPPVRHNTALNTHHVESPVARTSSPLAPEFSSQVYLTPKPDSSVQTSSEAGVSTTCKDDFIYNTDLDDDTARAQLYKSQPPAPIVSSELQTMMLTEALGQLNTHKGL; via the exons ATGACCACCGTAACGGAAGGCGCGAAGGCTGTCACGCCGAGGTGTAAGAATAGCGGAAGGCTGCGTGTGATGTGTAGGTACGGCGGAAGTATACTCTCGCTCCCGCAGACGAAATCGCCGCGCTACGTCGGCGGAGACACTCGGATCGTCGCCGTCCCTCCCTCCGCGGAGACGAGCGTCGCATCGCTCGTCAGCCACCTCGTGGTCACGCTCGGAATCTCTTACGATTTCAAGGTCAAGTATCAGTTGCCCGATCAGGAGCTGGACTCGCTCATCTCCGTCGAGACGGACGAGGATGTTCAGATCATGATGGAGGAGCACGGATACCTCACGTGCGAGTCCTCGATCCCGAAGACGCGCGTTCGGCTGTTTCTCTTCCCTTCGAAAACTCAAGGCGGCGCGAGTCGGGGAGATCCGGCTCAGTGTAAAGCTGGGGAGGCGGCGGCGGGGGATGTTGATTGGCTTGGGATAGGGGAGTCGAATCCTACTCGCGATGAGTTGACTCAGCCCGTGCTTCAGCACCCGAAGACTGATACGTGGTTCGTAGATGCGTTAAAAGGGGTGGAGATGATGCAGACTGGGGGGAATAATAGCGGGAGTAGCGCCGGGAGCGGTGGGATTTGCGGACAGGAGTCGATGATGCTCGAGACTAATTCGTCGTTTGGCTCGACGTCGTCCTCTGTTTCTTCGAGCAAATTGCCTCCGATGAAGAGCACCGGCGAGGACAATACGTCGAATTCTCAGGTCAAGTTTGCGCCCATAGAATCACTGACAAG CGGCAATACTGCAGTCACACCAATATCTTTTCAAGAGCTACCGACAAGCCCTCATGTTTTGGAGACCAAATTATCTCCAAACACGTACGAGCCTGACCTAAACAAACCAGTTCCAGTTTCGGGGTATCCACAATTTCTGAACCAAGCTCAACAACAACAACAACCTATCTACGTGGTTTACACTGGACAGCCGCCTTACATGACCGGAAACTCACCTATGGCATTGCCTGCGTACCAGCACATGAACCAGATACATTATCAGCTCCAGCCTCAGCCATACCCAGTCTATTATCCAGTTGAGCAGTATAATTCGAGGTATGTTCAAGCTCCGCCTGTGAGACACAACACCGCTCTAAACACCCACCATGTTGAATCCCCAGTGGCTCGCACCAGCAGCCCTCTAGCTCCAGAGTTTTCCTCGCAGGTTTACCTTACACCCAAACCCGATTCATCGGTGCAAACATCAAGTGAAGCTGGTGTTAGTACTACATGCAAAGATGATTTCATCTACAACACTGACCTCGATGACGATACAGCTCGTGCTCAGCTTTACAAATCACAGCCACCCGCTCCAATAGTATCGTCTGAGTTACAAACAATGATGCTGACTGAAGCTCTGGGTCAGCTAAACACCCACAAAGGTTTATAA
- the LOC106313000 gene encoding acyl-[acyl-carrier-protein] desaturase 3, chloroplastic gives MSIALLLPSPVMTQKPSSITSPPRGFGSSSSRLLQVSCVTKNPARNNNVTCNNFRPIKEVNNQITHTIPQEKLEIFKSMENWAETTLLPYLKPVEDSWQPQDFLPAPETDDAFYDQVREIRERTKEIPDDYFVVLVGDMITEEALPTYQTTLNTLDGVKDETGGSLSPWAVWIRAWTAEENRHGDLLNKYLYLCGRVDMRHVERTIQYLIGSGMDSKFENNPYNGFIYTSFQERATFISHGNTARLATTYGDTTLAKICGTIAADEKRHETAYTKIVEKLFELDPDGTVQALASMMKKRITMPAHLMHDGRDDQLFDHYAAVAQRIGVYTAADYAGILEFLLRRWKVESLGSGLSGEGRRAQEYLCTLPQRIKRLEERASDRVKRQSKGSVSFSWVFGRDVEL, from the exons ATGTCGATAGCTTTGCTTTTGCCCTCGCCGGTGATGACGCAGAAGCCGTCGTCAATAACTTCTCCTCCCCGTGGCTTTGGATCTTCTTCTTCTCGTCTCCTTCAAGTTTCTTGCGTCACCAAGAACCCTGCTAG GAATAATAACGTAACATGCAATAATTTTCGACCAATCAAGGAAGTAAATAACCAAATAACACACACAATACCACAAGAGAAGCTCGAGATCTTCAAATCAATGGAGAACTGGGCAGAAACCACACTACTACCGTATCTCAAACCGGTCGAAGATTCATGGCAACCACAGGACTTTTTACCGGCGCCCGAGACCGATGATGCATTCTACGACCAAGTCAGAGAGATTAGAGAACGAACAAAGGAGATTCCTGATGACTACTTTGTAGTTCTTGTCGGAGACATGATCACGGAAGAAGCACTTCCAACGTATCAAACGACGTTAAACACACTTGACGGCGTTAAGGATGAAACCGGTGGGAGTTTATCGCCGTGGGCGGTTTGGATCAGAGCATGGACGGCGGAGGAAAACCGTCACGGTGATTTGCTTAACAAGTATCTTTACCTATGTGGTCGCGTTGATATGCGACATGTTGAAAGGACTATACAATATCTAATCGGTTCTGGTATG GATTCGAAGTTTGAAAACAATCCTTACAATGGATTCATCTACACATCGTTCCAAGAACGCGCCACATTCATCTCTCACGGCAACACGGCGAGGCTAGCCACGACCTACGGCGATACAACACTAGCAAAGATCTGCGGAACAATCGCCGCCGACGAGAAACGTCACGAGACTGCTTACACGAAGATAGTGGAGAAGCTATTCGAGCTCGACCCCGACGGAACAGTACAGGCGCTGGCGAGCATGATGAAAAAGCGGATCACGATGCCAGCTCACCTTATGCACGACGGAAGAGACGACCAACTTTTTGATCACTACGCCGCGGTGGCGCAGAGGATCGGAGTTTACACGGCGGCGGATTACGCTGGTATCTTGGAGTTTCTGTTGAGGAGGTGGAAGGTGGAGAGTTTGGGGTCGGGGTTGTCAGGTGAAGGAAGGAGAGCACAGGAGTATCTGTGCACGTTGCCGCAGAGGATCAAGAGGTTAGAGGAAAGAGCCAGCGACAGGGTCAAACGTCAGTCAAAGGGATCTGTCTCGTTTAGCTGGGTGTTTGGTAGAGACGTGGAACTATAA
- the LOC106319192 gene encoding uncharacterized protein LOC106319192 translates to MGLIPSQSVEDSHYYTHKIFLFSNYILLGAATSCIFLTLSLRLIPSICGFLLILLHTTTIAAAVSGCTAASCGRNRWYAAHMVATVLTAIFQGSVSVLIFTNTANFLGSLKSYVREEDAAVILKLGGGLCVVIFCLDWVVLVLAFFLKYYAYVEGGDRSVVAVKRSGKVQSDENPKDWPWPFQV, encoded by the coding sequence ATGGGTTTGATTCCATCTCAATCAGTAGAAGATTCACACTACTACACCCACAAGATCTTCCTCTTCTCCAACTACATCCTCCTCGGAGCCGCCACGAGCTGCATCTTCCTCACCCTCTCTCTCCGCCTCATCCCCTCCATCTGCGGCTTCCTCCTCATCCTCCTCCACACAACCACCATCGCCGCCGCCGTCTCCGGCTGCACCGCCGCTTCCTGCGGGAGGAACCGGTGGTACGCCGCTCACATGGTCGCCACCGTGCTCACGGCTATCTTCCAGGGCTCCGTCTCCGTTCTCATCTTCACCAACACGGCCAACTTCCTCGGGAGCCTCAAGTCGTATGTCCGTGAGGAAGACGCCGCGGTGATCTTGAAGCTCGGCGGCGGGCTCTGCGTTGTGATCTTTTGTCTTGATTGGGTTGTGTTGGTATTGGCTTTCTTCTTGAAGTATTACGCTTATGTCGAGGGTGGTGATAGAAGTGTTGTTGCGGTGAAGAGGAGTGGTAAGGTGCAGAGTGATGAGAATCCTAAGGATTGGCCATGGCCTTTCCAAGTTTGA
- the LOC106313426 gene encoding splicing factor U2AF-associated protein 2: MSGSDKLQGSQSWTDATDVGWYILGGNQESLGPYTFLELCDHFKNGYLQETTLVWAEGRSEWQPLSAVTELMSRISGAEVDHSAGGAPGLMNGYGARTNQEKQSNTASTEDEFEKWQREIKEAEADAERLKDDQDRPSSPPEGEDEFTDDDGTRYKWDKALRAWAPQNDPVGSVDPYGLEEMTFAEEDEVIPTINVLDTSVDKEDVSKDDVASKKEEDGSDQTAEINNNGKRKLPEEEETEKKEANKPPEAWFELKVNPHIYVTGLPKDVTIEEVVEVFSKCGIIKEDDTGKPRIKLYSDKATGELKGDALITYMKEPSVDLAIQILDGAPLRPADKLLMSVSRAKFEQKGERFITKQTDNKKKKKLKKVEQKLLGWGGRDDAKIAIPGTVVLRHMFSPAEMRADENLCAEVEEDVKEESMKHGPFDSVKVCELHPQGVVLIRFKDRKDAQKCIDAMNGRWYAKRQIHASLDDGSVNHAAVRDFDAEAERLDQFAAELEAE, encoded by the exons ATGTCCGGCTCCGATAAGCTACAGGGTTCTCAATCGTGGACAG ACGCTACTGATGTTGGTTGGTACATTCTTGGTGGAAACCAAGAAAGCCTGGGTCCATATACCTTCCTGGAGCTGTGTG ACCATTTCAAGAACGGTTACCTACAGGAAACTACTCTGGTCTGGGCTGAAGGAAGAAGCGAATGGCAGCCTCTTTCTGCTGTCACTGAGTTGATGTCAAGGATCTCTGGAGCTGAAGTTGACCATTCAGCTGGAG GTGCACCGGGGTTGATGAATGGATATGGTGCAAGAACCAACCAAGAGAAGCAAAGTAATACTG CGTCTACTGAGGATGAGTTTGAGAAATGGCAGAGAGAGATTAAAGAAGCAGAGGCGGACGCTGAAAGGTTGAAAGATGATCAAGACAGACCTTCTTCACCACCCGAGGGGGAAGATGAGTTCACTGATGATGATGGAACTAGATATAAATGGGACAAAGCTCTTAGAGCATGGGCTCCTCAG AACGATCCAGTAGGTAGTGTTGATCCGTATGGACTCGAAGAGATGACCTTTGCTGAGGAAGACGAAGTAATTCCAACTATAAACGTTCTTGATACTTCTGTTGATAAGGAGGATGTTTCTAAGGATGATGTGGCTAGTAAAAAAGAAGAAGATGGCTCTGATCAGACCGCGGAAATAAACAATAATGGCAAGAGGAAGCTGCCAGAAGAAGAAGAAACCGAAAAGAAG GAAGCAAACAAGCCTCCAGAAGCGTGGTTTGAGCTGAAAGTAAACCCACATATCTACGTTACCGGGTTGCCCAAGGATGTCACAATCGAGGAA GTAGTTGAAGTTTTTTCTAAATGCGGCATTATTAAGGAG GATGACACTGGCAAGCCTCGCATAAAGCTTTACAGTGACAAGGCGACAGGAGAATTAAAAGGCGATGCTCTTATCACGTATATGAAG GAGCCCTCAGTGGATCTTGCAATTCAAATCTTAGACGGGGCTCCTTTACGTCCAGCTGACAAGCTCCTCATGTCAGTTTCTCGAGCCAAATTCGAGCAGAAAG GGGAGAGATTTATAACGAAGCAAACCGATAACAAGAAGAAGAAAAAGCTTAAAAAGGTCGAGCAAAAGTTGCTTGGATGGG GTGGTAGAGATGATGCTAAGATCGCAATACCTGGAACTGTTGTTCTGCGCCACATGTTCAGTCCAGCGGAGATGAGA GCTGATGAGAATCTGTGTGCCGAGGTAGAGGAAGACGTGAAAGAAGAAAGTATGAAGCATGGACCGTTTGATTCAGTGAAG GTGTGTGAGCTTCATCCACAGGGTGTTGTTCTCATAAGATTTAAGGATCGTAAAGATGCTCAGAAATGTATAGATGCAATGAACGGTCGCTG GTATGCAAAGAGACAGATACATGCGAGCCTTGACGATGGATCAGTGAACCACGCTGCGGTTCGTGACTTTGATGCGGAAGCCGAACGGTTAGATCAGTTTGCAGCTGAGCTCGAAGCTGAATAG
- the LOC106319191 gene encoding acyl-[acyl-carrier-protein] desaturase 5, chloroplastic, whose protein sequence is MAMAMNRIAFISSPSVYPRSSHHHGYRSSRVFMSSTIRPASAEVTNGRKPYLPPREVQLQVKYSMPPQKLEIFKSLEGWANDNLLPYLKPVEKSWQPTDFLPEPESEGFYDQVKELRERCKELSDYYFVVLIGDMITEEALPTYQTMINTLDGVRDETGASPTPWAVWTRAWTAEENRHGDLLNKYLYLSGRVDMRQIEKTIQYLIGSGMDPKTENNPYLGFIYTSFQERATFISHGNTAGLAKKLGDSKLAQICGTIAADEKRHETAYTKIVEKLFEIDPDTTVVGFADMMKKKIAMPAHLMYDGRDDNLFEHFSSVAQRLGVYTARDYADILEFLVRRWNVENLVGLSGDGHKAQDYLCKLPARIRKLEERAQGRNKEAARNIPFSWIFGREIRA, encoded by the exons ATGGCTATGGCTATGAATCGGATCGCTTTTATCTCTTCCCCATCCGTTTATCCACGTTCTTCTCATCATCATGGCTACAGATCTTCCAGAGTTTTCATGTCTTCTACCATCCGTCCCGCCTCTGC AGAGGTCACCAATGGAAGGAAACCCTATCTCCCTCCTCGAGAGGTGCAACTTCAAGTGAAATACTCAATGCCACCACAAAAGCTGGAGATCTTCAAGTCCTTAGAAGGATGGGCTAACGACAACTTGTTGCCATACCTAAAACCTGTTGAGAAATCATGGCAACCAACAGATTTCCTCCCTGAACCTGAGTCAGAAGGTTTCTATGACCAAGTGAAGGAGTTAAGAGAAAGGTGTAAAGAGCTTTCTGACTACTACTTTGTAGTCCTTATTGGTGATATGATCACAGAGGAAGCACTTCCGACTTATCAAACCATGATTAATACATTGGATGGGGTTAGAGATGAGACTGGAGCAAGTCCTACTCCTTGGGCTGTGTGGACGAGGGCTTGGACTGCTGAAGAGAATAGGCATGGTGATCTTCTCAACAAGTATCTTTACCTCTCTGGAAGAGTAGACATGAGGCAGATTGAAAAGACCATTCAATATCTGATTGGTTCTGGAATG GATCCAAAGACTGAAAATAACCCTTACTTGGGTTTCATCTACACTTCTTTTCAAGAAAGAGCTACTTTCATCTCCCACGGAAACACTGCTGGACTGGCAAAGAAGCTTGGGGACTCGAAACTAGCGCAGATTTGCGGTACCATAGCTGCTGATGAGAAGCGTCATGAAACCGCTTACACCAAGATTGTAGAAAAGCTTTTTGAGATTGATCCTGACACCACTGTTGTAGGCTTTGCTGACATGATGAAGAAAAAGATAGCCATGCCTGCTCATTTGATGTATGATGGCCGAGATGACAATCTGTTTGAGCACTTCTCCTCCGTGGCTCAGAGGCTTGGTGTCTACACTGCTAGGGACTATGCTGATATACTGGAGTTTCTTGTGAGGCGGTGGAACGTTGAGAACTTGGTAGGCCTTTCTGGTGATGGACACAAGGCCCAG GACTACCTCTGTAAATTGCCTGCTAGGATCCGCAAACTCGAAGAGAGGGCTCAAGGGAGAAACAAAGAAGCTGCAAGAAACATACCCTTCAGCTGGATATTCGGTCGAGAGATCAGGGCTTAA